The Raphanus sativus cultivar WK10039 chromosome 6, ASM80110v3, whole genome shotgun sequence sequence ccggtctgaggtcaatccgcatcctTTTAGCAGAAATTATGCCctttttactgaagagtggtcagtctgcctcgcaagaggaagctgtcgagtaGAGGAttctatgtcgatcgatgcagcatactgcatgtcgatcgaaaGGCACATTAGAATGTGGGCcaagtatatttcatgaccgactgaagcccaggagtcaccacaaaattaccaaaatatccttgacgaccagaaaccctatttatatttttttgtaagccATTGTTGAGGGCTACGCTCTTTACGatttcttttgattcattgttCTTAATTTAGGAGAAATGAGAGGAACTCCTTCAGggtcctcttggaactcctttggtttttataactattctattgcaatttcatatattcatctatgatttcggtgacaactatcatgtctgagtagatccacctgttaggtttagggttcagatagattatgagggattagccccaaatatagaattgctaagttgtgatattaatcattgagactgttcttaatactttttcttgagtaattaacctgaacttgatcatagaatcattaggcacaagcaAGAGCTTGGTCTTttatctgacttgtcttctctgagctaggattgctagataacagcgagagctggtttagaaaccctagtGAACATATATTCAACCCGTGCATTAAGCTTgctgatagtgctcaaattaccctatagagcttactctctcaaataagaggttcagctgtagtacttagggatcgaatcacgaggagctagggaaccaattaaatctaatcaattaatcaatcctatgTGAAGTTTGTTTTAatgataaaatgtaaataacaattcctaaaatgagcaaggtagtttctctaactaacaatatgatggttgtttaaatgataatgaagagtgctagacttagggcttttattcaggaatggagattataatttctataaatgcctaacaagttgcttgaatgatactatagaactcagccgcttaactctcagtgatgtctcactggttaaataatctagatctctggcctcaactgtcgtatgttgacacagaaaaaaagtcgatcgatatcctttaaaGATATcaagcgatacacctttcgcagcgccgatcgattcacctatcgggatatcgatcgacggcttctagatatgcctaggcgcaagccgataatgaacactagatcccaaggcggttagctcttctccaaggagatactagttcaaacagataattcaagatatcaaagatcctagtgatatatgctctagttagctactctagaacaagcttagggtgcaatctatttgatgaatatcacaacttagcaattagtTTCGGGCTAATctcacaaacctatttaaaccgtagatctaacaagtagactactcagacatagctaagaaattcataataatagatagacaaaagaattgcatagataaggtgtagaaaacaaatggagttcacaaatctctccaatctctcaaaacatataaaactctagtctctctctcacactctctgctttgcctctcaagacttATACTTCTTAGACTTGTCAAAGCTTGCTTGCCGTTAAAAaaacttagcaggaatatttaagcatttccattaggttaaaaactcgtaaggggcaatctcgtaatttggtgaagtagtcggctaaaccatttcgtcctcgatatcgatcgacaacactagatgtgtatcgatcgattataatcttctaatacgcggatcttctcagctacatcgatcgacaactctggatgagtatcgatcgattcttatcacaatgttgacttccgacttggtcttgaatggtcaacttgggtgtattatctcttgtactccaaaatgctccaaaacatcactttatcatgaaacgctcttgaacctgaaaacatacctaacagactagaaaacacattatttatataataaaatactagtataccatggtagaaaatagGTGAAAACAAAGACAGATTCCTAAATCGCAATCAAGGAAACATTCTCTCCCCTGGCGATAACCAAGGCGACATCTCCCCGTCACAGTGCCTATCATCCCGGCGTCTCACCGGCGTCTCATCCGACGCCGTGTGCTCCACAACCTCGAAGCCCTCTCTCCCCCGAAAGgcatgaagaaaaagaaacccAAAAAGGCGAAATCTTCGGGCTCCAAATCAGCTTCGAAGAAGTCTCCGATTTCAAAATCCCTGATACCAGTCCACGATTCCGAGAATCCAGCTCTTCCGGTCTCAGAGGCAGCTTCTGATGCATACGATGACCCTTGTGTCGGCGTAGTTGCTCAGCTCCCCACAGACATCGTGAATCTGGCTATCTCCTCCGCTTCTCCTTCTGACCTGACAGTGATCGTCGATGCGTTGACAGATCCTCCCTCTGGTGAGATTGCGACTGACAACCCAACTGAGTCGTCTTCCAACAAGACAGAGATCGCCGTTCTGTCGGCGGATCCATCTTCTGAGCAGACGTTGACCCAGTCAAACCCACCTGAGTTGAGCCTTGTGATTCCGACAACGAGCTCCTCTGGTTTGCCTAAAGAAACCCTCTCCGGTGCTCCTCCTCTTGGACCTCCGGTGCTAAATCTTCGAGCTGATGCCGATCCTAAGTCTTCAAGGTCGCTTCCTGCTGAGGTCAGTGTGTCTCCCGAGTCCACTCCCGAGGCCAAAGCAGCGATCTCTGAAACAACACTCGGGGTTAATGTAGCGGAGGCTACTCCTCAACTCCCTCCATCTGCTGAGCCTCCTGTCACCTCCAAAGTAGTTCCCTCTGTGGCTAAGTCCGACACCTGGTGTGACCATGTCAAGGGAACTGACAAGCGGCTATCTAAGAAAGGAGAAGCCTTCACTCTACCGTCCGGAGAGGCTTGCATCCAAATCCCTAACTCGGTTATTGAGAAGCATAGAAAATCATGGGAACCCTTTGTGATCGGACAGTTCTACTCGGACCCTCCCTCACAAGGTACGTTACACAACATCGTCAACGGAATTTGGAGTAAGCAATATCTCGACATTGCAGTATCGAAGATGGAAGGCTTTGCATTTCTCTTCCGGATTCCTAACGCCTCAACTAGGAGCAGAGTTATCAAGCAAAAGCTTTGGCAAATTGAAGGCCAAACTATGTTTGTGGACAAATGGGAGCCGGGAATCGTTCCGGAGAAACCAGAACTCACCTCCGCTCCAATCTGGCTTAAGCTTCGTAAGGTTCCTCTCCAATTCTTTAACGAGGATGGATTAGAGCGTATTGCAGGGCTCGTTGGGGACCCAAAGTACCTGCATCCGATGACTGCTAACAAGACTAATCTAGAAGTGGCCAAGGTCTTCACCGTCATAGATCCGAGGAAGCCTCTTCCAGAAGCAGTAAACGTCCAATTCCAATCTGGTGAGATAAGCAGAGTCTTAGTTTCTTGCCCTTGGATGCCCCCAGTCTATGAAACTTGCAAAGAAGTTGGGCATGTCTCCAAGCGCTGCCCACAAGCTCCTAAAGCCTGCTCTTTTTGCTAGTCAACGGATCATGCTTCTGCTAAGTGCCCGAAAAATTCTAAGCAGGAGCCCAGGGGTAGGAAAACAAGGCGTAGCAAGTCAAAGGATAAACAAAAGTGGGTTGCTGTGGATCCCTCTCTCTCTGAAGCTAAGCACCCGCAGGGGCACAACGAGAAGAACGACACCGAGGATCACCCCCAGCCTCAGTTTAATGGGGAACCAATAGGCCAGGTAGCAATAAATAAGGGTCAGCTGGCgatatcttttgaaaaaaaacttggCACGAAAAAGGATCAAGCCAAGGGGGAAACTAGCGGTACCAAACAGATGCCTCAGGGCAACGCACCTCAGGGCAACGCTCCGCTTGCTAACGGCTTGATCCAACGCGGCAGTTCGGGTTTATCAAATACTTCTCTGTCTGACTTGCAACCTGACTCCTCCGACATCGAAACTTCAGATTCTGAGTTAGAAGAAGGAGAGTTTAGTAGACACGAGCCAGACTTCGAAGTAGTGCGTCCGAAGAAGAGTTTTTCAGGTCGAAAAGGAAAGCGGGGCAGGGGTCCCAACTCCAATTAGTTAATTATGTCGAgtgatattttttgttggaatgtTCGcggtttaaataaattaacCCACCGCAGCGGATTACGTAAATTGTATAGGAAGAACACTCCTCTTTTTGGTGGGCTCTTGGAGACTCACGTTAAGCAACCGAAGATGGCTAAGTTTATTTCGGACCTTTTTCCTGGATGGTCTTTTGCGGAGAATTATGCTTTCTCTACTTTGGGTAAAATTTGGATTGTTTGGCACCCATCTCTGATTGTGAATGTTGTTTCTAAGTCTTTGCAGATGATATGTGTGGAAGTAAGCTGGCCTTCCTGCCCGACGAAGGTTTTTGTTTCAGTGATTTATGCTTCCAATGACGTTGACGAACGTGAAGGCCTCTGGCAGGAACTTTCTAATCTGGCTGCAGCTCTAGACCTGAATTCCCAGCCATGGCTTATCCTTGGAGATTTTAACCAGATAAGGGAACCGACAGAGCACTCAAAACCGGCCTCTCTGAACATGGATAAAAGAACCAGGGACTTCAATCAATGCATCTCAGATATAGAAGTGGAGGATCTCAATTTCAGGGGCACAACTTACACCTGGTGGAATAAGCAGAAGCGATCCCCTATAGCAAAGAAACTGGATAGGTGTTTAGTAAATGATGATTGGTGCTTCTTGTTCCCGTCTTCTGTTGCATTCTTCGGAAGCCCGGAATTCTCAGATCACGCTGTTGTTTCCGTCTCTCTGGATCCTGCTCGAGAAAAGGTCAAAAAGCCCTtcagattttataattttctgacTCTGAACCCGGAGTTCCTGGTAATGGTTTGCACCAATTGGTTCTCTTTCAACGTTACGGGTTCTGCGATGTTTCGCCTCTCTCGGAAGCTCAAGCTATTTAAGAAGCACATTAGAGAGTTCAGCCGATGTAACTACTCGGGAATTGAAAAAATGACAGCTGAGGCGCACTCTAAGCTTATTCTTGCGCAGACTGAGACGCTTACCGCACCCTCTTTGGCCAATGCAGCAGCTGAGACTGAGGCGTACAAGGTTTGGGAAGAGCTCTCAAACGCTGAAACTGCTTTCTTCTTCCAGCGTTGCCGTATAAACTGGATGGCTCTTGGTGATGGAAACTCCCGTTTGTTCCACAGGTACGCAGCTTCCAGACAGGCTATAAATCACATACATTTCCTTCTCACGGATTCAGGAGAGCGGATTGAGAATCAGCTGGGAATTCAACAGACATGTGTGGATTACTTCTCCGATCTTCTAGGGGGTCCGGCTTCTCAGTCTATGTTCCAGCAGAGTGATCTAGATCTCCTCTTTGATTTCAAGTGTACTGCTGAACAAGTGGAGGGGTTTAAGAAGAAATTTACCCCGGAAGATATAAGGAGTGCTTTTATGTCTTTGCCAAAGAACAAGACGGGCGGGCCTGATGGCTATTCAGCAGAATTCTTCTTGGCGACCTGGTCCATTATCGGGCCTGAAGTCACTGAAGCCATCCTGGAGTTCTTTGATTCTGGCAGGTTACTCAAACAGTGGAACGCGGCGTCTCTTGTTCTCATACCGAAGATCCCGAATGCCGCTAAAACTACAGACTTCAGACCTATTTCTTGTCTAAATACGGTTTATAAAGTCATATCCAAGCTGCTGGCTTCCAGGCTCGTGGaaattctccccctcatgataTCAAAGGCGCAATCGGCGTTCCTTCCGGGCAGACTTCTTGCAGAAAATGTTCTTTTAGCAACAGACCTAGTGAACGGATACAACTCTCAAGTCTCCTCTCCCCGAGGCATGCTAAAGGTGGATTTGAGAAAAGCATTTGATTGTGTTAGGTGGGACTTCATCTTAGCCTCCCTGCGTGCTTTGGCTATCCCGGAAGCTTACATCGATCTTATCTCTGAGTGCCTCACGACAGCTTCTTTCTCGGTGTGTATCAATGGTGCGACTAGCAGGTTTTTTGGGAGAACAAAAGGGTTAAGGCAAGGCGATCCCCTATCGCCCTACCTCTTTGTCCTTGCAATGGAATGCTTATCTAGGCTGCTGGCGTCACGTTACGATGCTGGTCTCATTGGCTATCACCCACGGACGCATGAGCTAAAGATCTCTCACCTCATGTTCGCGGATGATGTTATGATTTTCTTTGATGGGAGCAGTAACAGTCTACACGGAATCACCGAGTGCCTCGATGATTTTGCTTCTTTGTCGGGGTTACACATGAACGCAAACAAAACAGAGTTGTTTACCTCGGGATTAGACCCAGGTGAATCCTTAGCAGTGGCGAGCTATGGATTTACTTCGGGTATTCTTCCTATAAGGTACCTAGGACTTCCTTTGATGGCACGCAAGCTTCTGATCTCTGAGTATGCCCCGCTAATGAACAAGATTACTGCGAGTATGAGAGCCTGGTCCGCCAAACTTCTTTCTTTTGCCGGGAGATTACAATTACTGAGAACGGTTATATTTGGCACAATTAATTTCTGGATGTCAGCCTACATGTTACCTAATGGTTGCTTAAAGGCTATTGAATCTCTGTGTTCAAAGTTTTTATGTTCTGGGAATATTGACAAGAGAGGGATTGCAAAGATTGGTTGGCCTACGGTTTGTCTCCCTAAGGAAGAAGGAGGGCTCGGCTTGCATAGACTTTCGACTTGGAACCAAGTTCAGTGCCTAAAGTTTATCTGGATACTCTTAACATCCACTACCTCGCTTTGGGCTGACTGGCACAGATCGGTTCACTTGGATTCTCACTCTTTCTGGACGTTGAACCCATCTCAAACCGACTCCTGGGCATGGAAAAGATTGCTAAAGCTTCGCCACCTTGCCATCCAGTTCTGTATATCAATTGTGGGTAATGGCAGAAGCACCAGTTTCTGGTTCGATTCGTGGACTCCGCTAGGCCAGCTTATAGATTACATCGGACAGGGAGGACCAAGAGCGCTAAGACTCCGCAGGGACTCGGTTGTGGCGGACGCGATCAGAGATACTGTCTGGTTATTACCCCATCCTAGATCTCAGCAGGAAGTTGATCTTCATTCTCATTTTACTACTATACCCTTGCCTTTGGATAATGATGTTGTAGATTCATATATATGGGTTGCTGGTGATTCTCCTATTGAGGTTTTCAGCTCTGCTTCGACATGGGAGGTCATGCGTCCAAGACAAGAGGCTCAGGAGTGGTTCGATGTGGTTTGGTTCAGAGGCCATATCCCAAAGCATGCTTTCAATATGTGGATTGCAAACTATGACAGGTTGCCAACCCGATCGAGGCTTGCGGAATGGGGACTTCCAATCTCGCCGGACTGTGCGTTCTGTTCGAGATATCAAGAAACCCGCGATCATCTCCTGCTATCTTGCGAGTTCAGTGTGGACATATGGAAGGCAGTGTTCAGTCGATGCTCACCACCACCTGCAATGTTCACGGAATGGTCAGAGCTTCTATCATGGATCCGATCCCCTGCTTCATCAAAGTCTTCTCTGCTGCGGAAGCTTGTTGCACAAACAGTCATCTATCACATTTGGAGGCAGAGGAATAACTTGATTCACAATCAGAAATCGATCCCACCACCCATTGTCTTTCAGGGAATTGACAGGGACGTGCGAAACATCATTTCTTCCCGGAGACACAGAAAACTTTTCAGGTCGCTCATGGCCTTATGGTTTAGTTCTTGTTGGTTTTGTTATTGATCCATCTTGTTTTTCcactttttttttgccaagatgGCTCAGAACTAAGGTTTCTCTTTGTAAAATCTTTTCatcatttatatgatatttgcagtttagcaaaaaaagaaaataggtgaaatccatggtatatcaactcccctaGACTTActcctttacttgtcctcaagcaaaaaccagtagtctttggaaaaggtttgaaaacagtaggaactcaaagattcaaaatattgaagtcatcactctatgggtttgtaattcatatctaaacatcttaatcacagaagttcattatgccttatcctagcttagcaaccaaattcatctagtcaacaacttagcaaattttatctgacattcccctctcactacaaaaaaaatccACATTAATAGCACATTGTTATAGCGCGTTTTACTGAACTGCTATCGTAGATGAGTTTGAAATTTCGAAACTATATAATAGGATTTGATAAACATTATTATAGAGTGAAACCTAAAATAGCATTTAACTAAtgctattttgaaaattttattgaGCGGGAAGATAGAAAAACCGATTCCGCTAATAATTAGCAGAAAATTATACTTAAGcgccaaaatatttttaagcgTTTTTAATAATGGTATCAAAAACATAGTATAGCATTTTTCTAATGCTAAGAAAAGCTATTTGAACCCCTAAATCccaaacataattttttttgttgaaaaccTCTAaacatggttttttttttgtcaacacatggttttaaaccctaaactctaaagaTTGTTCTTAAAActctaatattttcatattataatttcaaatcttaaaattaaactCAAAAGTTAATTCTCTTAACCTTAAactataattttctaaacaaaaatatttaatctttaatcaaaccctaaatcctaactTCTAACATAAACTATATATACATTGTACattctaaatataatatttaaactctatatcataaaatactaaactttgtttttaaaaactaaactttatttatataagttatatcataaaacactaagtttattttaaatttcaaaccctaaatctaagCTTCAAAccctaattatttttttactcgCACTTACAaaagtaacaaaatattaaaagcttCAAAccctaattatatttataaatttacaaaCTTTTCAAAAAACCTTAATTTCATACACTATATCCAAATATTAACTTcatatcttaaatttaaaacCTAAATACTtagcaaataaaaatttaaacctaaTAATTTATACTATAACCTAATATCTTAAATTTAACtcatttttttaaacactatAAGTCTCATTCCCCAAATTTTAAACCCTTTATCataaacataacttttaaattcataaacataacttttaaagtttaaattttaattttcatgttAAACATTCAAAAacttgtttaaattttatattatctaacacaaattttaaatagaactataaatcaaaatttaatataactttaccaaagataaaaaaaaactcaattaacaaaaaaaataggcATTGACCAATGATATCAAAGTACTCATATCACAATCTCCACCATTGGATCAGATTAATCCAACAGACCAGATATAATCCCTCTTTATCTTTCTCTTTCCTCTCCAGTTTTTTCTTCTACGACACTCATTCTctgtgcttcttcttcttcttcttcttcttcttcttcttcttctctcataTCTTTGGTTCATTTATATCTCTACACATCTCCTCTTTCAATTTCATCTCCTCTTCACCACCACACCGTCGGCCTTCACGTTTGTCACCACCGCCCTCTTTTGATTCCATCGTGTCTCCGCCCCCATCACCACCGTCACGCTCTCACCATCACCATGTCACCTCTCATCTTACTATGTTCTCCTCTAatcgattttgttttttttacagaTCGAGAAGGGGAGCAGTGATGAAACAGAAAGAACAAGTGGTGGTGTTGCGGCATCTCCGGTTAAGCGTGGTGCGGCAGTGGTGCAAAAACCGGTGGTTTGTTGGTGGTTCGTGGACGGTGGCTGAAGTTTTCTGAAGGTGGCGATCGTGGCTAAAGCTTTGTGAAGATGGGATGGCGGCTGAAGCGTAGATTTAGGTTTAGTTAACTGGTTTAGTTAGTTTAACATTAATTAGTTGGTCTAGTTAGGGTTAGAGTAACAATTTATGTATTATTGGTTTAGTGTTGTAAACCAAAGTTTATTGTAAACcgaatttaatttataaataaaatttattttatttttaattataaaacaatttagtttaattttcaatttttttttaattaccgAAAGATCTATCAAGTATTGCTATCATATCTGTATATTTCGTAGCACTGAAAAAAAGTTATCGTAGATGGGTATCTATGATTGCTGCCGTATACATAGCATTTATGAATTCGCTATCAAACATCTAATATAGCATATTTCTCGCGCTAACAATgtacatatttcttgtagtgtctactaacctcatttcttaacataagataaaagtgcaggctttaccttgggagtatcgatcaaaggacacatggattcaactcaaacaagtatctgaacacacaggtagtcttctctgtttcctttctcccctcatctctcttctctggatctcttattagtttcaatttcaacaggtttcgatgccacaaaggtcatctagtctatctcattgacatttgcatttgtaactcatacattttgacaaagtgtagcgaatactggggtcgcaggtaatttacctatccctcgtttccacaatgtgtgatcatccttgagatttagaatactggggtctcaggtaatttacctatccttctgcctctcaagaaatcatttcaatcttttataacataaaacttagatctttgagatgccgaagagagagaaggaagggaaccagaaacacacagactttttaccttttagACTTGTAAGAGgtgattccgatccagtgatttccaagccccaagacaagcaaataaagtcagtattagtgttggaggtcagcttttggttccttcaaacaatctcagctagtgtatataggtgacaggttgatccactttatcATCTTTAATACTATatgcaatcagtaaatctagaatggtgctaaagagtggttagacaatcaaatataaatctatatcaatgtccccatttaatacttatgtgaaaaaaaaaatttgaaaaaaaaattaaataaaaaccaaaataaaaacacatattagtaaactcccacccagacttaaattacactgtcccagtgtaacacagccggagtgaagtaaataaataaatcacaaGAACTGAATgtaacaagatagaacgactaaacctgaccgatatggtgtcgatcgatacgtagGGATGTATGCCGATCGATAGTGAtagtcgtgtggtgtcgagcgatgtgAATGGAATGTGTCGGTAGACGGGATCATCAGTCTACTTGGAACTtaaaaaaactgcaaaaataaatgcgaaaaataaaagtaaaaatgtaaaaataacttaaaaagaaaataaaagaaaacctaatagtgggttgcctcccactcagcgctttgttatagtcatttagcttgactttggtgggTGTGTGACTCATTTGTGGTAGGAGCAGTTGCTTGCTGGTGCGCAAACGTCTCcttcatctttggactcagtaGCAGTGAaacttcttgtggcatcatctgatcttgtccatccTTGATGTATAtttgctaaatctgctttgatgacttgtaGCCTTCTGTCTAAATCTTCCATGTCGAACTGATGTTGATAGAAATCAAATGTTGAATGCTCGGACAGTTCTTCATGTTGTGATGTGTCATGCTGGTCATGAGTctgctgatctcggtctgccaaggactcggtgtcgatcgatgctacaataTGTGCGTC is a genomic window containing:
- the LOC130495738 gene encoding uncharacterized protein LOC130495738; this translates as MWIANYDRLPTRSRLAEWGLPISPDCAFCSRYQETRDHLLLSCEFSVDIWKAVFSRCSPPPAMFTEWSELLSWIRSPASSKSSLLRKLVAQTVIYHIWRQRNNLIHNQKSIPPPIVFQGIDRDVRNIISSRRHRKLFRSLMALWFSSCWFCY